One window of the Pseudomonas sp. S04 genome contains the following:
- a CDS encoding ABC transporter permease produces the protein MSRAEPGSAALYHRVVVYLLFAILLLPLVGTLIYSISSSWSATILPSGFTFKWYLQLWSDPRFLNAFGQSLLVCVGALILSVVLILPLLFVVHYHFPKLDALMNILILLPFAVPPVVSSVGLLQLYGSGPFAMVGTPWILVGCYFTVALPFMYRAITNNLQAINLRDLMDAAQLLGASTFQAAFLVVLPNLRKGLMVALLLSFSFLFGEFVFANILVGTRYETLQVYLNNMRNSSGHFTSALVISYFLFVLVLTWAANILNKDKSQ, from the coding sequence ATGTCTCGCGCTGAACCCGGCTCTGCGGCCCTTTATCACCGCGTGGTGGTCTACCTGCTGTTTGCCATCTTGTTACTGCCGCTGGTTGGCACTCTGATCTACTCGATTTCCAGCAGTTGGTCGGCGACCATCCTGCCCTCGGGCTTCACCTTCAAGTGGTACCTGCAACTGTGGAGCGACCCGCGTTTTCTCAACGCCTTCGGCCAGTCGCTGCTGGTCTGCGTCGGGGCGCTGATCCTGTCGGTGGTGCTGATCCTGCCGCTGCTGTTCGTGGTGCACTACCACTTCCCGAAACTCGATGCGCTGATGAACATCCTGATCCTGCTGCCGTTCGCGGTGCCGCCGGTGGTGTCCTCGGTGGGCCTGTTGCAGCTCTACGGTTCCGGACCGTTCGCCATGGTCGGTACGCCCTGGATCCTGGTGGGCTGCTACTTCACCGTGGCGCTGCCGTTCATGTACCGGGCAATCACCAACAACCTGCAGGCAATCAACCTGCGCGACCTGATGGACGCCGCCCAGTTGCTCGGTGCCAGCACCTTCCAGGCGGCGTTCCTGGTGGTGCTGCCGAACCTGCGCAAGGGCCTGATGGTGGCGTTGCTGCTGTCGTTCTCGTTCCTGTTTGGCGAGTTTGTATTCGCCAACATCCTGGTCGGCACCCGCTACGAAACCCTGCAGGTGTACCTCAACAACATGCGTAACAGCAGTGGCCACTTCACCAGCGCGCTGGTGATCTCCTACTTCCTCTTTGTGCTGGTTCTGACCTGGGCTGCCAATATCTTGAACAAGGACAAAAGCCAATGA
- a CDS encoding alkaline phosphatase family protein, with amino-acid sequence MSHNVILVVLDGLNYEVARHAMGHLQAYVQAQKAALYKLTCELPALSRPLYETILTGVTPIDSGIVHNNVARLSNQRSIYHYARDAGLTTAAAAYHWVSELYNRCPFVAARDRHTAEPELPIQYGHFYWSDHYPDSHLFADAEHLRLQHAPHFLLVHPMNIDDAGHKHGLDTPQYRNSARSADIILADYLQGWLDAGYQVLVTADHGMNNDRSHNGLLAEEREVPLFVIGDAFSLDPDAAPRQLELCGTVCQLLGIPHDKPVCRELLK; translated from the coding sequence ATGAGTCACAACGTCATCCTTGTCGTTCTCGACGGTCTCAACTACGAAGTCGCGCGGCATGCCATGGGGCATTTGCAGGCCTATGTACAGGCGCAAAAAGCTGCCCTGTACAAACTCACCTGCGAGCTTCCTGCGCTATCGCGCCCGCTCTACGAAACGATCCTGACCGGGGTCACGCCCATCGACAGCGGCATCGTCCACAACAACGTCGCGCGCCTGTCCAACCAGCGCAGCATTTATCACTATGCCCGTGACGCCGGCCTGACCACCGCCGCCGCGGCCTATCACTGGGTCAGCGAGCTGTACAACCGCTGCCCTTTCGTCGCGGCCCGGGATCGCCACACCGCCGAGCCCGAACTGCCGATCCAGTACGGCCACTTCTATTGGTCCGACCATTACCCGGATTCGCACCTGTTCGCCGACGCCGAGCACCTGCGCCTGCAACATGCCCCGCACTTTCTGCTGGTGCACCCGATGAACATCGACGACGCCGGGCACAAGCACGGCCTCGACACCCCGCAGTACCGCAACAGTGCCCGCTCGGCCGACATCATCCTGGCCGACTACCTGCAAGGCTGGCTCGACGCCGGTTACCAGGTGCTGGTGACCGCCGACCACGGCATGAACAACGACCGCTCCCACAATGGCCTGCTGGCCGAGGAACGGGAAGTCCCGCTGTTTGTGATTGGCGATGCCTTCAGCCTCGACCCCGATGCCGCCCCCAGGCAGCTCGAACTGTGCGGCACGGTGTGCCAGTTGCTCGGCATACCCCACGACAAACCTGTATGCCGGGAGTTGCTCAAGTGA
- a CDS encoding zinc-binding dehydrogenase, whose protein sequence is MKALQGVEGHVEWVEEPAPVCDVGQVRIRVAAAGLNRADLLQRAGLYPAPAGASQVLGLECSGVISEVGPGSTWQIGDRVCALLAGGGMAEEVVVDGRHVLPVPEGLSLVEAAALPEVYSTAWLNLFQLAALKPGEKVLLHAGASGVGSAAIQLCKAFGNPCWVSVGSADRLAYCEALGAQGGVVRTDGLEGLSDLGPFDVILDPVGANYAALNLKVLARDGRWVLIGLMGGRDAKLDLAQVLAKRIQLLGSTLRSRDEQFKADLFSDLSQHVWPLFAEGRLSPQLAKTFPIKDAEAAFAELATNQVSGKLVLVIDESLT, encoded by the coding sequence GTGAAGGCATTGCAAGGCGTTGAGGGACATGTGGAGTGGGTTGAAGAGCCGGCTCCGGTCTGTGATGTGGGGCAAGTTCGCATCCGTGTTGCGGCCGCGGGGTTGAACCGGGCCGATCTGCTGCAGCGAGCGGGGCTCTATCCTGCGCCTGCGGGTGCCAGCCAGGTGCTGGGGCTGGAGTGCTCGGGGGTCATCAGCGAGGTGGGCCCGGGCTCGACCTGGCAGATCGGTGACCGGGTGTGCGCGCTGCTGGCCGGGGGCGGGATGGCCGAGGAGGTGGTGGTCGATGGTCGCCACGTCCTGCCGGTACCTGAGGGCTTGTCGTTGGTCGAAGCGGCGGCGCTTCCTGAGGTGTACAGCACTGCCTGGCTGAATCTGTTTCAACTGGCTGCGCTCAAGCCCGGGGAAAAAGTCTTGCTGCATGCCGGCGCCAGTGGCGTAGGGTCGGCGGCCATCCAGCTGTGCAAGGCGTTTGGCAACCCGTGCTGGGTCAGTGTCGGCTCGGCCGATCGGTTGGCCTATTGCGAAGCGCTGGGTGCCCAGGGCGGGGTGGTGCGCACCGATGGTCTGGAGGGGTTGAGCGATCTGGGACCGTTCGATGTGATCCTCGACCCGGTCGGCGCCAACTACGCGGCGTTGAACCTGAAGGTGTTGGCTCGGGACGGACGCTGGGTGTTGATTGGCCTGATGGGCGGCCGTGATGCCAAGCTCGACCTGGCGCAAGTGCTGGCCAAGCGGATCCAGCTGTTGGGTTCGACCCTGCGCAGCCGCGACGAGCAGTTCAAGGCCGATCTGTTCAGCGATCTCAGCCAGCACGTCTGGCCATTGTTCGCCGAAGGCCGCTTGAGCCCGCAACTGGCCAAGACCTTCCCGATCAAGGATGCCGAGGCGGCGTTTGCCGAACTGGCGACCAATCAGGTGTCGGGCAAGCTGGTGTTGGTGATTGACGAGAGCCTGACCTGA
- the phnR gene encoding phosphonate utilization transcriptional regulator PhnR has translation MREEATRAVTAIGQVLQEQIDHGLLAPASKLPAERKLSELFGTTRITVREALLQLEAQGQIYREERRGWFVSPPRLAYNLMQRSHFHAMVSAQGREPSTEVISARLQPASAAVCAWLQLPALSSVIQICRARRIDGRLVLYVEHYLNPQYFPGILQLDLNQSITELYARHYDLHYGRVRFEIVPTSLPVDAAAALRVSLGSPGLRIARVNYDQHQRLIDCDLEFWRHDAIHVGVDVV, from the coding sequence ATGCGTGAAGAGGCAACCCGCGCGGTGACAGCCATTGGCCAAGTCCTGCAAGAGCAGATTGACCACGGTCTGCTGGCGCCTGCCAGCAAGCTGCCGGCCGAGCGCAAGCTCAGTGAGCTGTTCGGCACCACACGCATTACCGTGCGTGAAGCGCTGTTGCAACTGGAGGCCCAAGGCCAGATTTATCGGGAGGAGCGCCGTGGCTGGTTCGTCTCTCCACCCCGGCTGGCTTACAACCTGATGCAGCGCAGTCACTTTCACGCCATGGTCAGTGCCCAGGGGCGGGAGCCGTCGACCGAGGTTATCTCGGCGCGTCTGCAGCCGGCGTCGGCAGCCGTGTGTGCCTGGCTGCAGCTGCCGGCGCTGTCGAGTGTGATCCAGATCTGCCGCGCTCGGCGTATTGATGGGCGACTGGTGCTGTATGTGGAGCACTACCTGAACCCGCAGTATTTCCCGGGGATTCTGCAGCTGGATCTGAATCAGTCGATTACCGAGTTGTATGCCCGGCATTACGATTTGCACTATGGGCGGGTGCGCTTCGAGATCGTGCCGACCTCATTGCCGGTGGATGCGGCGGCGGCCTTGCGGGTGTCGTTGGGCAGCCCGGGGTTGCGCATCGCCCGGGTCAACTACGATCAGCATCAGCGGCTGATCGATTGTGACCTGGAGTTCTGGCGGCATGATGCGATTCATGTCGGGGTGGATGTGGTCTAG
- a CDS encoding ABC transporter substrate-binding protein codes for MKQLFLASLLGSTIAMCTAAMAADTDLKTLEAAARAEGAVNSVGMPDDWANWKGTWEDLAKTYGLKHIDTDMSSAQEIAKFAAEKDNASADIGDVGAAFGPIAVKQGVVQPYKPSTWDQVPAWAKDKDGNWALAYTGTIAFIVNKKLLHGSPAPTKWADLKTGKYKVSIGDVSTAAQAANGVLAAALANGGDEKNLQPALLLFAEIAKQGRLSMANPTIATMEKGEVEVGVVWDFNGLSYKAKMANPDDYTVLIPSDGSVISGYTTIINKYAKNPNAAKLTREYIFSDAGQINLAKGNARPIRAEHLTLPAEIQAKLLPNEQYKGVTPIKDADAWEKTSKALPQKWNEEVIVEMK; via the coding sequence ATGAAACAGCTTTTCCTGGCATCCCTGTTAGGCTCGACCATTGCCATGTGCACCGCCGCCATGGCTGCTGATACCGATCTGAAAACCCTGGAAGCCGCTGCGCGAGCGGAAGGCGCGGTCAACAGTGTCGGCATGCCCGATGACTGGGCCAACTGGAAAGGCACCTGGGAAGACCTGGCCAAGACCTACGGCCTCAAGCACATCGATACCGACATGAGCTCGGCGCAGGAAATCGCCAAGTTCGCCGCGGAAAAGGACAACGCCAGCGCCGACATCGGCGACGTCGGAGCGGCCTTCGGCCCGATCGCGGTCAAGCAAGGCGTGGTGCAACCCTACAAGCCTTCGACCTGGGACCAGGTACCGGCCTGGGCCAAGGATAAAGATGGCAACTGGGCCCTGGCCTACACCGGCACCATCGCCTTTATCGTCAACAAGAAGCTGCTGCACGGCTCCCCTGCACCGACCAAGTGGGCCGACCTCAAGACCGGCAAATACAAGGTTTCCATCGGTGACGTGAGCACCGCCGCCCAGGCTGCCAACGGTGTACTGGCAGCGGCCCTGGCCAACGGCGGTGACGAGAAGAACCTGCAACCAGCACTGCTGTTGTTTGCCGAAATCGCCAAGCAGGGTCGCCTGTCGATGGCCAACCCGACCATTGCCACCATGGAGAAAGGCGAGGTCGAGGTTGGCGTGGTCTGGGACTTCAACGGCTTGAGCTACAAGGCCAAGATGGCCAACCCGGATGACTACACCGTGCTGATCCCGTCCGATGGCTCGGTGATTTCCGGCTACACCACGATCATCAACAAATACGCGAAGAACCCCAACGCCGCCAAGCTGACCCGTGAGTACATCTTCAGCGATGCGGGCCAGATCAACCTGGCCAAAGGCAACGCCCGGCCAATCCGCGCCGAACACCTGACCCTGCCCGCCGAGATCCAGGCCAAGCTGCTGCCGAACGAGCAGTACAAAGGCGTGACCCCGATCAAGGATGCCGACGCCTGGGAAAAAACCTCCAAGGCCTTGCCACAGAAGTGGAACGAAGAAGTCATCGTCGAAATGAAATAA
- a CDS encoding IS3 family transposase (programmed frameshift): protein MPFYSEERKAALLKMMLPPLSLSASEVARREGCSDMSLHYWRKQAAARGSQLSENKQSPENWSAESKLMAVIESSALSELELSEYCRRNGIFPEQIDGWRKAFIANSTNHSALKKGIAGETKEDKKRIRELERELRRKDAALAETVALLVLRKKPQCLLGERRRGQLTLLPERHLLVDWLNEAITAGARRAPACLEVGISLRTLQRWSLPEAMLADGRTTTVRPVPSNALSDLERQAILVLCNSKAYAHLPPSQIVPRLADEGRYMASEATFYRVLHAADQQHHRSRAKRPHRHEAPTTYAATAANQVWSWDITYLPSPVRGKFYYLYLIEDIYSRKAVGWEVYEAESGEKAAVLLQRSVTREKCWRQPLVLHSDNGAPMKSVTLLTKMYDLGITPSRGRPRVSNDNPYSESLFRTLKYCPQWPQDGFSSLDDARIWVRNFMAWYNTEHRHSRIRFVTPAQRHEGNDREILARRAAIYGQAREKRPERWSGETRNWNPIGTVYLNPERELTVVVKVA from the exons ATGCCTTTCTATTCAGAAGAACGCAAAGCTGCGTTGTTGAAAATGATGCTTCCGCCCCTGAGCCTTTCAGCGTCGGAGGTCGCGCGCCGTGAAGGTTGTAGCGACATGTCTCTTCATTATTGGCGTAAGCAAGCTGCTGCCAGAGGTTCCCAGTTGTCCGAAAACAAGCAGTCGCCTGAAAATTGGTCTGCCGAATCCAAGCTCATGGCAGTCATCGAATCATCAGCTTTGTCGGAGCTGGAGCTGAGTGAGTATTGCCGTCGCAACGGTATTTTCCCTGAGCAAATTGATGGCTGGCGCAAAGCTTTCATTGCCAACAGTACTAATCATTCAGCGCTGAAAAAAGGAATCGCTGGGGAGACCAAGGAGGATAAAAAGCGGATTCGGGAACTGGAGCGCGAGCTGCGCCGAAAGGATGCAGCACTGGCTGAAACAGTCGCATTGCTGGTGCTGCGAAAAAAGC CTCAATGCCTACTGGGGGAGCGACGACGAGGTCAATTGACCTTGTTGCCAGAACGGCATCTTCTCGTCGACTGGCTCAACGAAGCCATCACGGCGGGCGCCCGCAGGGCGCCTGCGTGTCTAGAAGTCGGTATTTCGCTACGCACGCTACAGCGCTGGAGCCTGCCCGAAGCAATGTTGGCAGATGGGCGCACCACGACGGTGAGGCCAGTGCCGAGTAACGCCCTGAGTGATCTTGAGCGCCAAGCTATCCTGGTCTTGTGCAACAGCAAGGCCTACGCACATCTGCCACCGAGCCAGATCGTGCCACGGCTCGCTGACGAGGGACGTTACATGGCATCGGAGGCAACCTTTTACCGAGTGCTGCATGCGGCAGATCAGCAGCATCATCGTTCCCGCGCCAAACGCCCGCATCGCCATGAAGCACCCACCACTTACGCGGCGACAGCCGCCAATCAGGTGTGGTCTTGGGATATTACGTACCTGCCGTCGCCGGTTCGTGGGAAGTTTTACTACCTCTATTTGATCGAGGATATCTACAGCCGAAAGGCCGTGGGCTGGGAAGTTTACGAGGCAGAAAGCGGTGAAAAAGCAGCCGTCCTACTGCAACGAAGTGTCACTCGAGAGAAGTGCTGGCGTCAGCCGCTGGTGCTTCACTCGGACAATGGCGCACCGATGAAATCGGTGACGTTACTGACCAAGATGTACGACCTGGGTATCACGCCATCGAGAGGAAGACCTCGGGTAAGCAACGACAATCCTTACTCGGAGTCGCTGTTTAGAACGCTGAAGTACTGCCCGCAGTGGCCGCAGGATGGATTTAGCAGCCTGGATGACGCGCGTATCTGGGTGAGGAATTTTATGGCCTGGTACAACACCGAGCATCGTCATAGCCGAATCCGCTTCGTGACACCCGCCCAGCGCCACGAGGGAAATGACCGGGAAATCTTGGCCCGGAGGGCGGCAATCTATGGGCAAGCGAGAGAAAAAAGGCCTGAAAGATGGTCAGGTGAGACACGCAACTGGAACCCAATCGGGACGGTGTATCTCAACCCCGAAAGGGAGCTGACAGTTGTCGTGAAGGTCGCCTAG
- a CDS encoding HAD family hydrolase produces MALAIFDLDETLIHGDCATLWSEQMARLGWVDGESFMRRNNELMDAYSHGKLAMEEFMAFSLEPLIGRTPQEVEHLVGPWVEDFIEPIIFSDATKTIAAHRKAGDRILVISASGTHLVKPIAERLGIDEVLGIELELVNGFYSGHTVGTLTYREGKITRLLEWLDAEEENLEGASFYSDSRNDLPLLLKVDFPHVVNPDPVLREHAQQAGWPIHHWK; encoded by the coding sequence ATGGCCCTGGCAATTTTTGATCTGGACGAAACCCTGATCCACGGTGACTGCGCCACCCTCTGGAGTGAGCAGATGGCCCGCCTGGGCTGGGTCGACGGCGAGTCGTTCATGCGCCGCAACAACGAACTGATGGACGCCTACAGCCACGGCAAGCTGGCCATGGAAGAGTTCATGGCCTTCAGCCTGGAACCCTTGATCGGCCGTACCCCGCAAGAGGTCGAGCACCTTGTAGGGCCCTGGGTCGAAGACTTTATCGAGCCGATCATTTTCAGCGATGCCACCAAGACCATCGCCGCCCACCGCAAGGCCGGCGACCGGATCCTGGTGATTTCCGCCTCGGGCACCCACCTGGTCAAGCCCATCGCCGAGCGCCTGGGCATCGATGAGGTGCTGGGTATCGAACTGGAGCTGGTCAACGGTTTCTACAGCGGCCATACCGTCGGCACCCTGACCTACCGCGAAGGCAAAATCACCCGCCTGTTGGAATGGCTGGACGCCGAAGAAGAAAATCTCGAGGGCGCGAGTTTCTATTCCGACTCCCGCAACGACCTGCCCTTGCTGCTCAAGGTCGACTTCCCCCACGTGGTCAACCCGGACCCAGTGCTGCGCGAGCATGCACAACAGGCCGGGTGGCCGATTCACCACTGGAAGTAA
- a CDS encoding carboxy terminal-processing peptidase, protein MKHLFPSTALALLIGLGSLSLAPDTFAANSWDKLQPDRDEVIASLNVVELLKRHHYSKPPLDDARSVIIYDSYLKLLDPSRSYFMASDIGEFDKWKTQFDDFLKSGDLNPGFTIYKRYLDRVKSRLQFALAELNKGVDKIDFNAKETLLIDRKDAPWLKSNAELDDLWRKRVKDEVLRMKIAGKDSKQIQETLTKRYKNQLSRLDQTRAEDIFQAYINTFAMSYDPHTNYLSPDNAENFDINMSLSLEGIGAVLQSDNDQVKVVRLVPAGPADKTKLVAPADKIIGVAQGNKEMVDVVGWRLDEVVKLIRGPKGTVVRLEVIPASNAPNDQTSKIVPITREAVKLEDQAVKKSVLNLKQDGKDYKLGVIEIPAFYLDFKAFRAGDPDYKSTTRDVKKLLTELQKEKVDGVVIDLRNNGGGSLQEATELTSLFIDKGPTVLVRNADGRVDVLEDENPGAFYKGPMALLVNRLSASASEIFAGAMQDYHRALIIGGQTFGKGTVQTIQPLNHGELKLTLAKFYRVSGQSTQHQGVLPDIDYPSIIDTKEIGESALPEAMPWDTIRPAIKPAVDPFKPFLAQLKSEHDERTAKDAEFVFIRDKLALAQKLMAEKTVSLNEAERRAQHADIEAQQLAMENIRRKAKGEEPLKELKKEDEDAIAAEPDKTKPEDDAYLSETGRILLDYLKLNTAVASNRK, encoded by the coding sequence ATGAAGCATTTGTTCCCCAGCACCGCACTCGCTCTCCTCATCGGCCTGGGCAGCTTATCGCTCGCGCCCGATACATTCGCAGCCAATAGCTGGGACAAGCTTCAGCCCGACCGTGACGAGGTGATCGCCAGCCTGAACGTCGTCGAGCTGCTCAAGCGCCACCACTACAGCAAGCCGCCCCTCGATGATGCGCGCTCGGTGATCATCTACGACAGCTACCTCAAGCTGCTGGATCCATCGCGCAGCTACTTCATGGCCAGCGACATTGGCGAATTCGACAAATGGAAAACCCAGTTTGACGACTTCCTCAAGAGTGGCGACCTGAACCCCGGGTTCACCATCTACAAGCGCTACCTGGACCGGGTCAAATCGCGTCTGCAGTTCGCCCTGGCAGAACTCAACAAAGGCGTGGACAAGATCGACTTCAACGCCAAGGAAACCTTGCTGATCGATCGCAAGGACGCCCCGTGGCTCAAATCCAATGCCGAGCTCGACGACCTGTGGCGCAAACGCGTCAAGGACGAAGTGCTGCGCATGAAAATTGCCGGCAAGGACTCCAAGCAGATCCAGGAAACCCTGACCAAGCGCTACAAGAACCAGTTGTCACGCCTGGACCAGACCCGCGCCGAGGACATCTTCCAGGCGTACATCAACACCTTCGCCATGTCCTACGATCCGCATACTAACTATCTGTCACCGGATAACGCGGAAAACTTCGACATCAACATGAGCCTGTCCCTCGAGGGCATCGGCGCCGTGTTGCAGAGCGACAACGACCAGGTCAAGGTCGTGCGCCTGGTGCCTGCAGGTCCAGCCGACAAGACCAAACTGGTCGCGCCGGCGGACAAGATCATCGGTGTCGCCCAGGGCAACAAGGAAATGGTCGATGTGGTCGGCTGGCGCCTGGACGAAGTGGTCAAGCTGATCCGTGGGCCGAAAGGCACCGTGGTCCGCCTGGAAGTGATTCCGGCCAGCAATGCGCCCAACGACCAGACCAGCAAGATCGTGCCGATCACCCGCGAAGCGGTGAAGCTTGAAGACCAGGCGGTGAAAAAATCCGTGCTCAACCTCAAGCAGGATGGCAAGGACTACAAACTCGGCGTAATCGAGATCCCGGCCTTCTACCTCGACTTCAAGGCGTTCCGTGCCGGTGATCCGGACTACAAGAGCACCACCCGCGACGTCAAGAAACTGCTGACCGAACTGCAAAAGGAAAAAGTCGACGGCGTGGTCATCGACCTGCGCAACAACGGCGGTGGCTCCCTGCAGGAAGCCACCGAACTGACCAGCCTGTTCATCGACAAGGGCCCGACTGTCCTGGTGCGCAACGCCGATGGCCGGGTCGATGTACTCGAAGACGAAAACCCGGGGGCGTTCTACAAAGGCCCGATGGCCTTGCTGGTCAATCGCCTGTCAGCCTCGGCTTCGGAGATTTTTGCCGGCGCCATGCAGGACTACCACCGCGCACTGATCATCGGCGGCCAGACCTTCGGCAAGGGCACGGTACAGACCATTCAGCCGCTTAATCATGGCGAACTGAAACTGACCCTGGCCAAGTTCTACCGGGTTTCCGGGCAGAGCACCCAACACCAGGGCGTACTGCCGGACATCGATTACCCGTCGATCATCGACACCAAGGAAATCGGCGAAAGCGCACTGCCGGAAGCCATGCCGTGGGACACCATCCGCCCGGCGATCAAACCGGCCGTCGACCCGTTCAAACCCTTCCTCGCCCAGCTCAAGTCCGAGCATGACGAGCGCACCGCCAAGGATGCCGAGTTTGTCTTCATCCGCGACAAACTGGCCCTGGCCCAGAAGCTGATGGCGGAAAAAACCGTCAGCCTCAACGAAGCCGAACGCCGCGCACAACATGCCGATATCGAAGCCCAACAGCTGGCGATGGAAAACATTCGCCGCAAAGCCAAAGGCGAAGAGCCGCTCAAGGAACTGAAAAAAGAAGACGAGGACGCCATCGCGGCCGAGCCAGACAAGACCAAGCCGGAAGACGACGCCTACCTCAGCGAAACCGGGCGGATCCTGCTGGACTACCTGAAACTCAACACCGCGGTCGCCAGCAACAGGAAGTAA
- a CDS encoding ABC transporter ATP-binding protein produces the protein MSYVSVQHLQKNYSGTTVFSDINCEIHKGEFVTLLGPSGCGKSTLLRCIAGLTAVDGGKILLEGQDLVPLSPQKRGIGMVFQSYALFPNMTVEQNVAFGLRMQKVNADDSHKRVQEVLQLVELTDFAARYPHQLSGGQCQRVALARSLVTRPRLLLLDEPLSALDARIRKHLREQIRQIQRELGLTTIFVTHDQEEALTMSDRIFLMNQGKIVQSGDAETLYTAPVDVFAAGFIGNYNLLDAASASKLLQRPINSRIAIRPEAIVLSRTGEPDTLIRSHSLLGNVIRYRVESRGVELVVDVLNRSAADLHADGQRLALSIDPSALCEVA, from the coding sequence ATGAGCTATGTCAGCGTCCAACACCTGCAAAAAAACTACTCCGGCACCACGGTGTTCAGCGACATCAACTGCGAAATCCACAAGGGCGAGTTCGTCACCCTGCTCGGCCCTTCGGGTTGCGGCAAGTCCACCCTGCTGCGCTGCATTGCCGGGCTGACCGCGGTGGATGGCGGCAAGATCCTGCTCGAGGGCCAGGACCTGGTGCCCCTGAGTCCACAAAAACGTGGGATCGGCATGGTGTTCCAGAGCTATGCGCTGTTCCCCAACATGACCGTGGAACAGAACGTCGCCTTCGGCTTGCGCATGCAAAAGGTCAATGCCGACGACAGCCACAAGCGCGTACAGGAAGTACTGCAACTGGTGGAGCTGACTGACTTTGCCGCGCGTTATCCGCACCAGTTGTCCGGCGGCCAATGCCAGCGCGTGGCCCTGGCCCGCTCCCTGGTCACCCGTCCACGCCTGCTGCTGCTCGATGAGCCGCTGTCGGCACTGGATGCGCGGATTCGCAAGCACCTGCGCGAACAGATCCGCCAGATCCAGCGTGAGCTGGGGCTGACGACTATTTTCGTCACTCACGATCAGGAGGAGGCCCTGACCATGTCTGATCGAATATTCCTCATGAACCAGGGGAAAATCGTACAAAGTGGCGACGCAGAGACCCTCTACACTGCGCCAGTGGATGTGTTTGCCGCCGGATTCATCGGCAACTACAACCTGCTTGATGCCGCCAGTGCCAGTAAACTGCTGCAACGTCCCATCAACAGCCGCATCGCGATTCGCCCGGAGGCCATCGTGCTGAGCCGCACGGGCGAACCCGATACCCTGATCCGCAGCCACAGTCTGCTGGGCAACGTGATTCGCTATCGGGTCGAGTCACGCGGCGTGGAGTTGGTGGTGGATGTACTGAACCGTTCGGCGGCTGACTTGCATGCCGACGGTCAACGCCTGGCACTGTCCATTGATCCGAGCGCCCTGTGTGAGGTCGCCTGA
- a CDS encoding ABC transporter permease — translation MPGVAQVNAITRGKWLAALCLVPFAIFFFVFQIAPLCWVLINSLQSEEFGWGLANFNKIFSSRFYLQAIQHSLEISFYSSLFGIVIAILGAYSLRRVDSRLRNFVNAFANMTSNFSGVPLAFAFIILLGFNGSITIMLKQAGIIEDFNLYSKTGLIILYTYFQIPLGVLLLYPAFDALREDWRESAELLGANGWQYWRHIGLPVLTPALLGTFVILLANALGAYATVYALTTGNFNVLPIRIAAMVSGDISLDPNLASALAVVLVALMTVVTVVHQLLLKRSYHVSR, via the coding sequence ATGCCGGGAGTTGCTCAAGTGAACGCCATCACACGCGGCAAATGGCTGGCAGCGTTGTGCCTGGTGCCCTTTGCGATCTTCTTTTTCGTGTTCCAGATCGCCCCGCTGTGCTGGGTGCTGATCAACAGCCTGCAATCGGAAGAGTTCGGCTGGGGCCTGGCCAACTTCAACAAGATCTTCAGCTCCAGGTTCTACCTGCAAGCGATCCAGCACAGTCTGGAAATCAGTTTCTACTCCAGCCTGTTCGGCATTGTCATCGCCATCCTCGGCGCCTACTCGCTGCGTCGGGTCGACTCCAGGTTGCGCAACTTCGTCAACGCTTTCGCCAACATGACCAGCAACTTTTCCGGCGTGCCCCTGGCCTTCGCCTTCATCATCCTGCTGGGCTTCAACGGCAGCATCACCATCATGCTCAAGCAGGCCGGGATCATCGAGGACTTCAACCTGTACTCAAAAACCGGGCTGATCATCCTCTATACCTACTTCCAGATTCCCCTGGGCGTACTGCTGTTGTACCCGGCGTTCGACGCCCTGCGCGAAGACTGGCGCGAATCCGCCGAGTTGCTGGGGGCCAACGGCTGGCAGTACTGGCGCCACATCGGCCTGCCAGTGCTGACTCCAGCCCTGCTCGGCACTTTCGTGATCCTGCTGGCCAATGCCCTGGGCGCCTACGCCACGGTGTACGCCCTGACCACCGGCAACTTCAACGTGTTGCCGATCCGCATCGCGGCGATGGTTTCAGGTGACATTTCCCTGGACCCGAATCTGGCCAGTGCCCTGGCCGTGGTGCTGGTGGCCTTGATGACCGTGGTGACCGTGGTCCATCAGTTACTGTTGAAGAGGAGCTACCATGTCTCGCGCTGA